One window of the Rhodohalobacter sp. SW132 genome contains the following:
- a CDS encoding RluA family pseudouridine synthase: METTGTQPDIPILFEDNHLLVVNKPAGVLSQEDHTGRPDLLNLCKEYIKKKYDKPGNVFLGLLHRLDQPVSGVMVFAKTSKAASRISEQIRARKVKKSYLAVLDGDPPPNGVLEHHLLKDKKKNITQVVSSPRKNSKAAKLSFQTVGRNERMALVSINLETGRAHQIRVQFAEIGTPVHGDRKYGRTSDSDIALHAHKFRLEHPTLKEKQEFVASAPDTFPWNRF, from the coding sequence ATGGAAACAACCGGCACCCAACCTGATATTCCGATTTTGTTCGAAGACAATCATCTGCTCGTAGTGAACAAACCGGCCGGCGTGCTTTCGCAGGAGGATCATACCGGGCGTCCGGACTTGCTGAATCTCTGTAAAGAGTACATCAAAAAAAAGTATGATAAGCCGGGCAACGTATTTCTGGGTCTGCTTCATAGACTGGATCAGCCGGTCAGCGGTGTGATGGTGTTTGCTAAAACATCCAAAGCAGCCTCACGAATCAGCGAGCAGATACGAGCCCGTAAAGTCAAAAAGTCGTATCTCGCCGTGCTGGATGGTGATCCTCCTCCAAATGGTGTGCTGGAGCATCACCTGTTGAAAGACAAAAAAAAGAACATCACACAGGTTGTATCCTCGCCCCGGAAGAACAGCAAAGCGGCAAAACTCTCATTTCAAACTGTAGGGAGAAACGAAAGAATGGCACTTGTGAGTATAAACCTTGAAACCGGACGAGCGCATCAGATACGCGTACAATTCGCTGAAATCGGCACCCCGGTTCACGGCGATCGAAAATATGGACGTACGTCTGATTCTGATATTGCCCTTCACGCACACAAATTCAGGCTAGAGCACCCCACACTGAAAGAGAAACAGGAGTTCGTTGCTTCTGCACCCGACACTTTTCCATGGAATAGGTTTTAA